The genomic interval cacacacttcATAGTGAATTAACGCTGATGTAGCGCTATTGTACTAAACAAAAATGATCTAAATGtataaacaaatcaaatcaaatcaacacacacttttattcTTTATAGACCCCGTTTTGGGGCCAATCGTGGGGGTCCTCCTCCTCCGAAAAAGTTTGGGAATCCTGGTGATCGTCTGAGGAAGAAGAAATGGGATCTTGATGAGTTGCCAAAATTTGAGAAAAACTTCTACAGCGAGCACCCAGAGGTCCAGCGCGTGACTCAGGTATGAAGGAAACGGTCATGGGCGGTCATATTTTCCTCTAAAGAACGTGTCAATTCTACAAATGCCTGTTGTGTTCAGCTCACGGTCCTAGGTCTTTGACTTTAATGGGATGTATGGGACATGTTAGTGATATTCTTATATGATCTCTAGTACGACATGGAGGATTTCAGAAGAAAGAAGGAGATCACCGTCAGAGGGTCTGGCTGCCCAAAGCCTGTGACAAACTTTCATCAGGCACAGTTTCCACGTATGTAAACTGACCAAGACTCCCACTGCAGATTCATTTTCACTAATACATAAGCTACAGAGTCTACAGATGAGTGGGCATAGTAAATAGTAATAAGTAACAGTAAGTAAATATGCATTAAACACTACCAAACAGTATGTTCTATTCCTCTTCTACATGTGCTAATATATTTGTAGCTTCTACGCTATCATAAATGTCCCCCAAtatattctgtgtgtttttctctgtagAGTATGTAATGGATGTGCTGGTGCAGCAGAATTTTAAGGAACCCACAGCCATCCAGGCCCAGGGGTTCCCTCTGGCTCTTAGTGGCCGAGACATGGTGGGAATCGCACAGACCGGATCTGGCAAAACACTGGCTGTAAGCACCTGCGCCCTTACTTCTGCCAACAGAAATAATAGAGCTGTAGAAACGTATCTTGACCTCAGGAAAGGATGTAAGCTCAGAATATTCATGTTTTCCGGTTGTACTGTGTCACTGGAAATCATTGTGACTTTTCTGTCCTACAGTATCTCCTTCCTGCCATTGTCCACATCAACCACCAGCCCTACCTGGAGAGAGGAGACGGACCAATTGTGAGTGGTTTTAAGGGCTGTTTCTTGGCTGAACCTATCTTGCCGGATGTTTGTTTAACTGGCTGGTCAGTTAGCATACAGCGTTAACGTGCTAACTGCCCGATACTTCATTCTTTTTACAagtcttctctttctcctcagtGTCTGGTTCTGGCTCCGACACGTGAGTTGGCCCAGCAGGTTCAGCAGGTGGCGTACGACTACGGCAAGTCCTCCAGAATCAAGAGCACTTGTGTATATGGAGGAGCCCCTAAAGGTCCACAGATCAGAGATTTAGAGAGAGGTGAGGACCCTACATACAATGGTATTGGGTTCTAGGTGTGAATGCATATAGATTTATTTTACggttacatttacactgtccTGGGGTCCACAGGCGTGGAGATCTGTATTGCCACCCCTGGGCGTCTGATTGACTTCCTGGAGGCGGGTAAGACTAACCTGCGGCGCTGCACCTACCTGGTGTTGGATGAAGCTGACCGTATGCTGGACATGGGCTTTGAGCCGCAGATCCGAAAAATCGTAGATCAGATCCGGGTGAGTTTGCTGTGCCTTTTAAAGTCGATGATTGCTGTAAATACTCAAAATATTATAATAGCACTGTCATAGTAGTTACCTTTTTTGTGGTAGTTGTTTTTGCTTAAAGGacatgtctgtctctgtttctgtgtctctgtctctttctctttgtctctctctgtctctttgtctctctctctgtctctttgtctctctctctgtctctttgtctctctctctgtctctttgtgtctctctctctctctctttgtgtctctctctcgctttctgtctctttgtctctctctcgttttctgtctctttgtctctctctcgttttctgtctctttgtctctctctctctttgtctgtctctttgtctctctctctctctctctctgtctttgtctctctgtctctttgtctctctctctgtctctctctttgtctgtctctctctgtctctttgtctctctctcgctctctctgtctctttgtctctctctctctctctcccaccaaATGGGAGCAAAGCCTTTTCACTTAGTGGCTTTTGGATTTTACAGACATACAGGTCATATATTAATTTGTTCAGTTGATTTCTCTGTTTATTCCACTGTTTGTTTCCACAACATCAGGGCGGTTTAACCAGATGTGTTCAGGAGACTGTGTGCACACGTTTGGGAATCTGCATAAATGATATTCACATAATCTCCatgtgtttctttctctcacagCCGGACAGACAGACGCTGATGTGGAGCGCCACCTGGCCCAAAGAGGTGCGTCAGCTGGCAGAGGATTTCCTCCGCGATTACGTTCAGATCAACATCGGGGCCCTGGAGCTCAGCGCCAATCACAACATCCTCCAGATTGTGGATGTCTGTATGGAGAATGAGAAAGATAACAAGTAAGGCTGCGTTTCAGGCTCGCGGTTGAGATAATTACGTACCGTATTTAAGACTGCGTTTCCTCACACCATCATCAAGTCATCATCAAGTCTGCTGACCACAGGAGAGAATttcttttactgtttatttaaatttaacattCGTACCCCACAGGCTGATTCAATTAATGGAGGAAATCAtggcagagaaagagaacaagacCATCATCTTCGTGGAGACAAAGAAACGCTGTGATGAACTGACTCGAAGGATGAGGAGAGATGGGTGAGAAGCTGGGCTTGGGGAGTCCATAACAAGCAAAATATATGATATTACTTCATTTGTACATGTTTATGATGTCATTAATATAAGACTTCACAATTCCTGCCGTGGTGTATGCTCAGAAATGCTGTGAtactatttaattatttttaattcttgtCTAGATGGCCAGCAATGTGCATCCACGGTGACAAAAGTCAGCCAGAAAGAGACTGGGTCCTTACAGGTAAAGCTTTAGGGCTTTAACACAACATTTAAGAGGTTACAGTAACCTTTCTATCAGAACGTGAGTTCTCTGTCTAATCCTGGACAGCCAGGGTGTCCGAGCCTTTCAGCGCTTCCTTCGTAGGAGAGAGGTACTGTACAAAAACATGGTCCGGGAATGAGTTGCAGGTATTAACTCGTGTTTTCTCTCCGGTGTTGTTTACAGAGTTTCGCAGCGGTAAAGCACCGATCCTTATCGCTACAGATGTCGCCTCCCGTGGGCTGGGTATGTGCTTAGAGACCTCCACACACCCtttgtttttacacacacacgtgaAGGACTTGGTGAGATCAAGAGTGTCACCTCAACATATTAATACGACTTTATTTGTAACGtttcctgtgtttttttattttgttttcttcagtTTTGACGTTAAAGTCCTTTCCGGTTTTTTTCTTCCCAAGTCTGGAAGAAGTGCCCCCAGGAACATATCCAAAGCTCCCTTTGTTCCTGTGATGTGATTATTTTTGTCACTGCCCTATTTCTCTTTCAACAAGAAGAaatcgctttctctctcttgcgttcttgctctctctctgtgtccctccccctctctccttctcccctTTACAGTAACCCCGCCCCCAAACTCCTGATGTCCGTCTGTATGTCTACTTTCtgctaatttattatttatttatttttaaataaagaggcATTGTGTGCATTTTGGATGTCCATCGGCCTTGAAGAGGACAATTGTTGATGGATCTCTCTTTAgtttacaccccccccccccccccaccatctACATGATACGCCTTACTGTCTGTTTCTTGTTACTACTGTAAACAAAGCGAAAGAATACCATCcttcaaaaaaaacaaacaaaaaaaacgggGCTCGTCGGCTCACTGTTGACCCTAGCATGGACCTGGGGGAGATGCTGGGCTCCCTTTGTCTTCCCTGGGTCTTAATACCAGTCTCCTCCTTGTCCACACTGTGTCCCATTATGTTGCGAGTAAACAGAGGAAGTCGGAGTGCCGCAGACGATTTAATGGTTTGTTTTATGGACTATTTTAGTAATGACTTTAAAAGGCCAAAGCTTTGAAGCAGGTgtgatgttttttattattattatttattttggtgtcttttgttgttttatggAGAAACCTGATTTGAAGAAGAGGAAGTGGGTGGTGTTTGGGTTGCCAAATCCACAGTACGTCTCACTCTATCATtgttctctctcccctcccctcAGGCTTTTTTGAACTTCACTAAAAGGCAGCTGAGGCAGGCTGTGCTAGTTTGGTACAGCGGCTGCCCTCTACTCTGTGAGACGCTAGCACAGGGCCCGGTGTGGATAAACCCACTCCTCAGCTTCTTCCAAACATCAGCCTCCTCTTCCAGACTGCAGAGTCTTAGAACTGGACTGCAGCATTTTAAAGCGTCGGTCTTGAGGACTGTGGCATCACTCTTAACTCATCCCAAATTAGCATGCACATATTCCAGGTTGCACCCCTATGAAGACCATTAATCAGTTTAAAGAGGAGGGGGAAACtcaacattaattaatttacatgaTGCCATGGCTCTTCTGGACTCTTTAACGTCACACACCTGTTAAATCTGACCTGGGCTAGCTCCAGGAGAGGTCGAAAGGGAGAAAGATGCAGAGGcagaaagggagaaagagagaggaaagagagggagttGAGTGCTGGATCCAGTCCGGTCCGGTTTGTGGAGGCCCTGCAACccggcgagagagagagaactggagGGGAGCCGGTTCTGCTCCCGCCAGGCGTTGCCGGTGTCGTGCCGAGGGTGAAGGGGGGGCAGCTGAGCGCGTGAgcccacaaaaaaaacctcttcCTCTCGGGCCTCTCCACGGGACCTGGGACTGATCTCAGCCAAGAATAACGTAACATAGGGTAAGTACCTGACCATGCCCCGAATAATGACAACTGGTTTTAAAAAGTTAACGATAATAAAAGATATAAAATGGAGAGACAAATCCACAACAAATAACTTCTGTGACTCCTACCATAAGCTTCCTCTCTTTTGCTTTCCTTCTTTATAATACTGCTATTCTAATGCACTGTAAATTTGATTGAATCAGGCCAGATGTGATGTATTGTAAGCTCAAATGTTATTATACATCATTACTGACCAATTTTCAGAACATGTTCACCAGTCCACCcttgtgtgaagctgtccaccgTCACCCTCTGCCAAAAGGAGACTGTACAGGACAGGGTCAATAACAGTGTTGTCTGAGCcgcct from Hoplias malabaricus isolate fHopMal1 chromosome 3, fHopMal1.hap1, whole genome shotgun sequence carries:
- the ddx17 gene encoding probable ATP-dependent RNA helicase DDX17, with the protein product MRGNTSFGDRDRDRGRDRGPRFGANRGGPPPPKKFGNPGDRLRKKKWDLDELPKFEKNFYSEHPEVQRVTQYDMEDFRRKKEITVRGSGCPKPVTNFHQAQFPQYVMDVLVQQNFKEPTAIQAQGFPLALSGRDMVGIAQTGSGKTLAYLLPAIVHINHQPYLERGDGPICLVLAPTRELAQQVQQVAYDYGKSSRIKSTCVYGGAPKGPQIRDLERGVEICIATPGRLIDFLEAGKTNLRRCTYLVLDEADRMLDMGFEPQIRKIVDQIRPDRQTLMWSATWPKEVRQLAEDFLRDYVQINIGALELSANHNILQIVDVCMENEKDNKLIQLMEEIMAEKENKTIIFVETKKRCDELTRRMRRDGWPAMCIHGDKSQPERDWVLTEFRSGKAPILIATDVASRGLDVEDVKFVINYDYPNSSEDYVHRIGRTARSTNKGTAYTFFTPGNLRQARDLVRVLEEARQAINPKLLQLVDNGRGGGGGGGRMRYRGSGSNANNPNLMYQEECDRRMRSVGGGGGGGGGKDNRGNYNRDGRSGGRDDRSSSSSYRDRSRDGRGNYNSNSSYTGGGNDQYQNYNSSGGGQYGSRGGGTQSGGGGGGSGGGQNQSGPPQGAFGGPPPPQNQPGPGPQPLMAQQFPPPPQPMMNFMGQGPYSFAPPPPPPPPQQRK